A stretch of Microbulbifer sp. SAOS-129_SWC DNA encodes these proteins:
- the pdsR gene encoding proteobacterial dedicated sortase system response regulator, with protein MSATIAIVEDERAIAENYRDALRRSGYNVNLYSDRPGALEAFRQRLPDLAVIDVGLGAEVEGGFELCRELRAMAPILPILFLTARDSELDIISGLRLGADDYLTKDISLPHMQARINALLRRVSVLRDQSDEAETLTQGPLELDLSRLHCHWNGERIDLTVTEFWIVHALVRRPGHVKSRTQLMEAARVVLDDNTITSHVKRIRRKFQAADSDFDAIGTAYGMGYRWQV; from the coding sequence ATGAGTGCCACCATCGCCATCGTCGAAGACGAACGCGCCATTGCCGAAAACTACCGCGATGCCCTGCGCCGCAGCGGCTACAACGTCAACCTGTACAGTGACCGCCCCGGCGCGCTGGAGGCATTCCGCCAGCGCCTGCCGGACCTGGCAGTCATTGACGTCGGCCTCGGCGCGGAAGTGGAAGGCGGTTTCGAACTGTGCCGCGAGCTGCGCGCCATGGCGCCAATCCTGCCGATCCTGTTCCTGACCGCGCGCGACTCCGAGCTGGACATCATTTCCGGCCTGCGCCTCGGCGCCGACGACTACCTGACCAAGGACATCTCCCTGCCGCATATGCAGGCACGGATCAACGCGCTGCTGCGCCGCGTCAGCGTGCTGCGCGACCAGAGCGACGAAGCGGAGACCCTGACCCAGGGGCCACTGGAACTCGACCTCTCGCGCCTGCACTGCCACTGGAACGGCGAGCGTATCGACCTCACAGTCACCGAATTCTGGATAGTGCACGCGTTGGTCAGGCGGCCCGGACACGTGAAGTCCCGCACCCAGCTGATGGAAGCCGCGCGGGTGGTGCTCGACGACAACACCATCACCTCCCACGTCAAACGCATCCGCCGCAAGTTCCAGGCCGCCGACAGCGACTTCGACGCCATCGGTACCGCCTATGGCATGGGTTACCGGTGGCAGGTGTAG
- a CDS encoding OmpA family protein: protein MKKVLMAVTLGSLITTGVQASETNSEFQGSKLTPAKQATVFTGAAVAGAAVGGPVGFIAGALGGAWLGEQIKHAEEADMLASQLAESRTELGNLAQQLDSTRLSANDANELALDTLQFQLMFTTGDDQLQDGQRAQLAALADFLNRHPRLQVQLEGRADPRGSDGYNNVLSDQRALSVEHALEEYGVDATRISRRALGATYSKATRGDADAYALERRVDIHFSLPESMAGTF from the coding sequence ATGAAAAAAGTACTGATGGCTGTAACTCTGGGCTCCCTGATCACCACCGGCGTCCAGGCTTCTGAAACCAATTCCGAGTTTCAAGGATCGAAACTGACCCCGGCCAAGCAGGCCACCGTCTTTACCGGTGCCGCTGTGGCAGGCGCCGCAGTGGGTGGACCGGTCGGTTTTATCGCCGGAGCCCTGGGCGGCGCCTGGCTGGGCGAGCAGATCAAACACGCAGAAGAGGCAGATATGCTGGCATCACAACTGGCCGAGAGCCGCACCGAACTGGGCAACCTGGCACAACAACTGGATTCAACGCGCCTGTCGGCCAACGATGCGAATGAACTCGCCCTCGACACCCTGCAGTTCCAGCTGATGTTCACCACCGGTGACGACCAGCTGCAAGACGGCCAGCGGGCCCAGCTGGCTGCGCTGGCAGATTTCCTCAACCGCCACCCACGCCTGCAGGTGCAGCTCGAGGGCCGCGCCGATCCCCGCGGCAGCGACGGCTACAACAATGTACTGTCCGACCAGCGCGCCCTCAGTGTCGAACACGCGCTGGAGGAGTACGGCGTCGACGCGACTCGCATCAGCCGCCGCGCCCTTGGCGCTACCTACTCCAAGGCCACCCGCGGCGATGCCGACGCCTACGCCCTCGAGCGCCGCGTGGATATCCACTTCAGCCTGCCGGAATCCATGGCCGGTACCTTCTGA
- the murJ gene encoding murein biosynthesis integral membrane protein MurJ: protein MSQSPVHEKQPQEKSGAAGLLRGSTVVGGATMLSRVAGLARDMVLARFAGAGDAADAFFVAFKIPNFFRRLFAEGAFSQAFVPVLAEYRQKGGVAAARALNDRVAGALGGTLLLVTLIGVLCAPLVAGLFAFGWWWGGEAQKFALATELLRITFPYLMLISLAGFSGAILNSFDRFAIPALTPVLLNLVLIAAALLGGRWFEPPIAALAWGVLAAGVAQLLFQLPFLARHGLLPRPRWDWHYPGVRKILRLMGPAIFGVSVTQISLVLDTVLASFLPSGSVSWLYFSDRLTELPLGVFGVAVATVILPNLSRQHADGDPRRFRHTLDWALRSVTLISLPAAVALMVLAEPLLTTLFQYGRMEPRDMAMSAWSLRAYSIGLLSFMLIKVLAPGYFARQDTYTPVRFGLIAISAKMLLSLVFVIPLNHYLRLGHMGLALATACQAAINAWLLYRGLRRDDVYLPEAGWGAYLLRLALACAAMVAVLVLGLHYWPEWDQWLWWQRCWRMGVLVAAGGGAFGLALLALGLRPRHFRATS, encoded by the coding sequence TTGTCGCAGTCGCCGGTGCACGAGAAACAACCGCAGGAAAAGTCCGGGGCCGCCGGCCTGCTGCGCGGCAGCACCGTTGTCGGCGGGGCGACCATGCTGTCGCGGGTGGCGGGACTGGCGCGCGATATGGTGCTGGCGCGCTTCGCCGGTGCCGGCGACGCCGCCGACGCCTTCTTCGTGGCCTTCAAGATACCCAATTTCTTTCGTCGCCTGTTCGCCGAGGGCGCTTTCTCCCAGGCGTTTGTACCGGTGCTGGCGGAATACCGGCAGAAGGGCGGCGTGGCCGCGGCGCGGGCGCTGAATGACCGGGTGGCCGGGGCGCTGGGCGGCACACTGCTGCTGGTGACACTGATCGGGGTGCTCTGCGCGCCGCTGGTGGCGGGACTGTTCGCGTTCGGTTGGTGGTGGGGCGGCGAGGCGCAGAAGTTTGCGCTGGCGACCGAACTGCTGCGCATCACCTTTCCCTACCTGATGCTGATTTCCCTGGCCGGTTTCTCCGGGGCCATCCTCAACAGTTTCGACCGTTTTGCGATACCGGCGCTGACTCCGGTACTGCTCAATCTGGTGCTGATCGCGGCGGCGCTGCTGGGGGGGCGCTGGTTCGAGCCGCCGATCGCCGCGCTGGCCTGGGGCGTGCTCGCCGCCGGGGTCGCGCAATTGTTGTTTCAGTTGCCGTTCCTCGCGCGTCACGGGCTATTGCCGCGACCGCGCTGGGACTGGCACTACCCGGGGGTACGCAAGATTCTGCGCCTGATGGGACCGGCGATCTTCGGTGTCTCGGTGACCCAGATCAGCCTGGTGCTGGACACGGTGCTGGCCTCGTTCCTGCCGTCCGGCAGTGTGTCCTGGCTGTACTTCTCCGATCGCCTGACCGAACTGCCGCTGGGGGTGTTCGGTGTGGCGGTGGCCACGGTGATTCTGCCCAACCTGTCGCGCCAGCACGCCGACGGCGATCCGCGCCGCTTTCGCCACACTCTGGACTGGGCGCTGCGCAGTGTGACCCTGATCTCGCTGCCGGCCGCGGTGGCATTGATGGTGCTGGCGGAGCCACTGCTGACCACGCTGTTTCAGTACGGACGCATGGAGCCGCGGGATATGGCCATGTCTGCCTGGTCACTGCGGGCCTACTCCATCGGTCTGCTGTCCTTCATGCTGATCAAGGTGCTGGCGCCGGGTTACTTCGCCCGCCAGGACACCTATACGCCGGTGCGCTTCGGGCTGATCGCGATCAGCGCCAAGATGCTGTTGAGCCTGGTGTTTGTGATCCCGCTCAATCATTACCTGCGACTCGGCCATATGGGGCTGGCGCTGGCGACGGCGTGCCAGGCGGCGATCAACGCCTGGCTGCTGTACCGCGGCTTGCGTCGCGATGATGTGTACCTCCCGGAGGCCGGCTGGGGCGCGTATCTGCTGCGCCTGGCGCTCGCCTGTGCGGCGATGGTGGCCGTACTGGTGCTGGGTCTGCATTACTGGCCCGAGTGGGACCAGTGGCTCTGGTGGCAGCGCTGTTGGCGCATGGGAGTCCTGGTCGCCGCCGGCGGTGGGGCCTTTGGCCTGGCGCTGCTGGCCCTGGGGCTGCGCCCGCGCCATTTTCGCGCCACCAGCTGA
- the ribF gene encoding bifunctional riboflavin kinase/FAD synthetase has protein sequence MVQQRDPSCEHRRELIRGLHNLRPRHRGCVATIGSFDGVHLGHQAIVAQLRQRARERNLPAVAIIFEPQPHEYFSGEKAPARLMRFKEKVLALFAAGIDRVLCLQFNETLRSLDAEAFIQRILVDGLGIEHLVVGDDFRFGCDRSGDYRSLQRIGAEAGFTVEDTATVEIDGERVSSTRIRAALEAGNFALAETLLGKPYRITGRVAPGRALGRQLGAPTANVRLHRYRSPLVGVYTVRTSATDGSELAPGRKVIDGVANVGFRPTVEGAGAQPLLEVNLFDFSGDLYGRELAVEFCHKLRDEEKFDSLEILKARIAQDIEDARAWFARQP, from the coding sequence GTGGTCCAACAGCGCGACCCTAGTTGCGAACACAGACGCGAACTGATTCGCGGCTTGCACAACCTGCGCCCGCGGCACCGCGGCTGCGTGGCGACCATCGGGTCATTCGACGGCGTGCACCTGGGGCACCAGGCGATTGTTGCCCAGTTGCGCCAGCGGGCCCGGGAGCGGAATCTGCCCGCGGTGGCGATTATCTTCGAGCCCCAGCCCCACGAGTACTTCTCCGGTGAGAAGGCGCCGGCTCGATTGATGCGCTTCAAGGAGAAGGTGCTGGCGCTGTTCGCTGCCGGCATCGATCGGGTGCTGTGCCTGCAGTTCAATGAGACGCTGCGCAGCCTGGATGCAGAGGCATTTATTCAGCGCATACTGGTGGATGGACTCGGCATCGAGCACCTGGTGGTGGGCGACGACTTCCGCTTCGGCTGCGATCGCAGCGGTGACTACCGGTCGCTGCAGCGTATCGGCGCCGAGGCCGGCTTTACCGTCGAGGATACCGCGACGGTGGAAATCGATGGCGAGCGGGTCAGCAGCACGCGCATCCGCGCGGCGCTGGAAGCCGGGAATTTTGCCCTGGCGGAGACCCTGCTCGGCAAGCCGTACCGTATTACCGGGCGGGTGGCGCCGGGGCGTGCGCTGGGACGCCAGCTGGGCGCGCCGACGGCCAATGTACGCCTGCACCGCTACCGCTCGCCATTGGTGGGTGTGTACACGGTGCGCACCAGTGCCACCGACGGCAGCGAGCTGGCGCCGGGCCGCAAGGTGATCGACGGCGTGGCCAATGTGGGCTTTCGCCCCACCGTGGAAGGTGCCGGGGCGCAGCCATTACTGGAGGTGAACCTGTTCGATTTCAGTGGCGATCTCTACGGCCGCGAACTGGCGGTGGAGTTCTGCCACAAGCTGCGCGACGAGGAGAAATTCGACTCGCTGGAAATTCTCAAGGCGCGCATCGCGCAGGATATCGAGGATGCCAGGGCCTGGTTTGCCCGGCAGCCCTGA
- the ileS gene encoding isoleucine--tRNA ligase, giving the protein MTDYKATLNLPHTEFPMRGNLPQREPAILKKWQDGKLYEQIRAARAGREQFILHDGPPYANGDIHIGHSVNKILKDIIVKSKTLSGFDAPYVPGWDCHGLPIEHRVEKKIGKAGVKVDHKTFRQKCRDYAAKQVEGQKKDFIRLGVFGEWDNPYRTMDFQFEGDIIRALGRIVQNGHLARGFKPVYWSVVGGSALAEAEVEYQDKTSFSIDVCYPVTEETALAIADAAGGHAGDGPLSVVIWTTTPWTLPSSQAVSVNAELEYVVVQTGDKRILVAEELKDAVLARAGIEGEVVGHIRGAALEHMKIHHPFYDKELSIILGDHVTTDAGTGCVHTAPDHGPDDFLVGKKYGIETLNYVDDNGVYRDSVPVFAGEHVYKVDDKIVALLEEKGVLLHQDKLVHSYPHCWRTKTPLIYRATPQWFISMQQNDLLDHAQKAADAVQWIPGWGKARIDSMLDASPDWCISRQRTWGVPIALFVHKETHEIHPDTPALMDKVAAKVDAGGMDVWFDLDPAELLGDDAEHYQKVTDTLDVWFDSGVTHYAVLERRDDLRFPADLYLEGSDQHRGWFQSSLKTSIAINDCAPYKQVLTHGFTVDAQGRKMSKSIGNTVAPQDVINKLGADVLRLWVAATDFSGEMAVSDEILKRTADSYRRLRNTARFFLSNLAGFDPATDLLPDDQLLALDRWALDKAARLQDEIIAAYDNYQFHQIYQKLHNFCVVEMGGFYLDIIKDRQYTTKGDSIARRSAQTALYHIVHAFTRWVAPILSFTADELWQSIPGDKAETIFIEEWYPLPKLPADADKGADYWAAIAQVKTAVNKVLEEQRGAGNIGGSLQAAVTLFADEDLQEKLLELADELRFVLICSSTSVQRLSDAAGAEATELPGLKVSVSKVDHPKCARCWHYRADVGADPAHPDICSRCVENISGAGEERHYA; this is encoded by the coding sequence ATGACCGATTACAAAGCGACCCTGAATCTGCCCCACACCGAGTTTCCCATGCGCGGCAACCTGCCGCAGCGGGAGCCGGCGATTCTGAAAAAATGGCAGGACGGAAAGCTCTATGAACAGATCCGCGCGGCGCGCGCCGGTCGCGAGCAGTTTATCCTGCACGACGGCCCGCCCTATGCGAATGGCGATATCCATATCGGTCACTCGGTCAACAAGATCCTCAAGGACATCATCGTCAAGTCGAAGACCCTGAGCGGTTTCGACGCCCCCTACGTGCCCGGCTGGGACTGCCACGGTCTGCCGATCGAGCATCGTGTCGAAAAGAAAATCGGCAAGGCCGGGGTCAAGGTGGACCACAAGACCTTCCGCCAGAAGTGCCGCGATTACGCTGCCAAACAGGTCGAGGGACAGAAAAAAGATTTCATCCGCCTGGGCGTGTTCGGCGAGTGGGACAACCCTTACCGCACCATGGATTTCCAGTTCGAGGGCGACATCATCCGCGCGCTCGGGCGCATTGTGCAGAACGGCCACCTGGCGCGCGGCTTCAAGCCGGTGTACTGGAGTGTCGTGGGCGGCTCGGCGCTGGCCGAGGCGGAAGTGGAGTACCAGGACAAGACCTCTTTCTCCATCGACGTCTGCTACCCGGTAACCGAGGAAACCGCGCTGGCGATCGCCGACGCCGCCGGCGGCCACGCCGGCGACGGCCCGCTGTCGGTGGTGATCTGGACCACCACGCCCTGGACGCTGCCGTCGTCCCAGGCGGTCTCTGTCAATGCGGAGCTGGAATATGTGGTCGTGCAGACCGGTGACAAGCGCATCCTGGTCGCCGAGGAGTTGAAAGACGCGGTGCTCGCCCGCGCCGGTATCGAGGGCGAGGTCGTCGGCCATATCCGTGGCGCGGCGCTGGAGCACATGAAGATCCACCACCCGTTCTACGACAAGGAATTGTCGATCATTCTCGGTGATCACGTCACTACCGACGCCGGTACCGGCTGCGTACACACCGCGCCCGATCACGGCCCGGACGATTTTCTGGTGGGCAAGAAGTACGGTATCGAAACGCTGAATTACGTCGACGACAATGGCGTCTACCGCGACAGCGTGCCGGTTTTTGCCGGTGAGCACGTGTACAAGGTGGACGACAAGATCGTCGCGTTACTGGAAGAGAAAGGCGTGCTGTTACACCAGGACAAACTGGTGCACAGCTACCCGCACTGCTGGCGCACCAAGACGCCGCTGATCTACCGCGCCACGCCGCAGTGGTTTATCAGCATGCAGCAGAACGACCTGCTCGACCACGCGCAGAAGGCGGCCGATGCCGTGCAGTGGATTCCCGGCTGGGGCAAGGCGCGTATCGATTCGATGCTCGACGCCAGCCCGGACTGGTGTATTTCCCGCCAGCGCACCTGGGGTGTGCCCATCGCGTTGTTTGTGCACAAAGAGACCCACGAGATTCACCCGGATACCCCGGCGCTGATGGACAAAGTGGCGGCAAAGGTCGACGCCGGCGGCATGGACGTGTGGTTCGATCTCGATCCGGCCGAGCTGCTCGGCGATGATGCCGAGCACTACCAGAAGGTCACCGACACTTTGGATGTGTGGTTCGATTCGGGTGTGACCCACTACGCCGTGCTGGAGCGCCGCGACGACCTGCGTTTCCCGGCCGACCTGTATCTGGAGGGCTCCGACCAGCACCGCGGCTGGTTCCAGTCGTCGCTGAAGACCTCCATCGCGATCAACGACTGCGCGCCCTACAAGCAGGTGCTGACCCACGGCTTCACCGTGGATGCGCAGGGTCGCAAGATGTCCAAGTCGATCGGCAATACCGTGGCGCCGCAGGATGTGATTAACAAACTGGGCGCGGACGTGCTGCGCCTGTGGGTGGCGGCCACCGACTTCAGCGGCGAGATGGCGGTGTCCGACGAGATCCTCAAGCGCACTGCGGACTCCTACCGCCGCCTGCGCAATACCGCGCGTTTCTTCCTGTCCAACCTGGCCGGTTTCGATCCGGCCACCGACCTGCTGCCGGACGACCAACTGCTGGCACTGGACCGCTGGGCGCTGGACAAGGCCGCGCGCCTGCAGGACGAAATCATCGCTGCCTACGACAACTATCAGTTCCACCAGATCTACCAGAAGCTGCACAACTTCTGCGTGGTGGAAATGGGCGGTTTCTACCTGGATATCATCAAGGATCGCCAGTACACCACCAAGGGTGACAGCATCGCGCGCCGCTCCGCGCAGACGGCGCTGTACCATATCGTGCACGCCTTCACCCGCTGGGTGGCGCCGATCCTGAGCTTTACTGCCGACGAGTTGTGGCAGTCCATCCCCGGTGACAAGGCTGAAACCATCTTTATCGAAGAGTGGTACCCGCTGCCGAAACTGCCCGCCGATGCGGACAAGGGCGCGGACTACTGGGCGGCGATCGCGCAGGTGAAAACCGCGGTCAACAAGGTGCTCGAAGAGCAGCGCGGCGCCGGTAATATCGGCGGTTCGTTGCAGGCGGCAGTGACCCTGTTCGCCGACGAGGACCTGCAGGAAAAACTGCTCGAACTCGCCGACGAGCTGCGTTTCGTGCTGATCTGTTCGTCCACTTCGGTACAGCGACTCAGCGATGCGGCCGGTGCCGAGGCCACCGAACTGCCGGGCTTGAAAGTCTCCGTCAGCAAGGTGGATCACCCGAAATGCGCGCGCTGCTGGCACTACCGCGCCGATGTCGGCGCCGATCCCGCACACCCGGATATCTGTTCCCGCTGTGTGGAAAATATCAGCGGCGCCGGCGAGGAAAGACACTATGCCTGA
- the lspA gene encoding signal peptidase II, whose protein sequence is MPDQGPKSGGLTVFAHPWRWYWLALLTIGADIVTKVWAVSQFRYGPPLQIIPGFLQFTYAENTGAAFSFLADAGGWQRWLFGLIALGFSALVSVWLWRLPAHKRWEPFALALVLGGALGNLWDRVELGYVRDFISVYYGSWSFPVFNVADMAISIGAAMLVIELLFFTEKSGKDGDKDNDAKKSAEV, encoded by the coding sequence ATGCCTGATCAAGGCCCCAAGTCGGGCGGACTCACCGTGTTCGCCCACCCCTGGCGCTGGTACTGGCTGGCACTGCTGACCATCGGTGCGGATATCGTCACCAAGGTGTGGGCAGTCTCCCAGTTCCGCTACGGTCCGCCGCTGCAGATTATTCCGGGGTTTCTGCAATTTACCTACGCCGAAAACACCGGCGCCGCCTTCAGTTTCCTCGCCGACGCGGGCGGTTGGCAGCGCTGGCTGTTCGGCCTGATTGCACTGGGGTTCAGCGCACTGGTCAGCGTGTGGCTGTGGCGCCTGCCGGCGCACAAACGCTGGGAGCCCTTCGCACTGGCGCTGGTGCTTGGCGGTGCCCTGGGCAATTTGTGGGACCGGGTGGAGCTGGGTTATGTGCGGGATTTTATTTCCGTCTACTACGGCAGCTGGAGCTTCCCGGTCTTCAACGTGGCGGATATGGCGATCAGTATCGGTGCCGCCATGCTGGTGATTGAATTGCTTTTTTTTACCGAAAAGAGCGGTAAAGACGGCGACAAAGACAACGACGCGAAGAAGAGCGCAGAAGTTTAA
- a CDS encoding peptidylprolyl isomerase encodes MANNVIGEHSHVTLHFSLQLEDGTEVDSTFKSDPASFTVGDGSLLPGFERALFGLEAGDEAEIEIPPEAGFGQRNPSNIQKVRRDHFAPDIKLEPGLVVSFDNGGGELPGVVQEVGDDEVTVDFNHPLAGQTLNFHVKIIEVASVN; translated from the coding sequence ATGGCGAATAACGTAATTGGCGAACACAGCCATGTCACCCTGCATTTCAGCCTGCAGCTGGAGGACGGCACTGAGGTGGATTCCACCTTTAAAAGTGATCCGGCGTCCTTTACCGTGGGTGACGGCAGCTTGTTGCCGGGCTTCGAGAGGGCCCTGTTTGGCCTCGAAGCCGGCGACGAGGCGGAAATCGAGATCCCGCCAGAGGCGGGTTTTGGCCAGCGCAATCCATCGAATATCCAGAAGGTGCGCCGCGATCACTTTGCGCCGGATATCAAGCTGGAGCCGGGGCTGGTGGTCTCCTTCGACAACGGCGGCGGCGAACTGCCGGGCGTGGTTCAGGAAGTCGGCGATGACGAAGTTACCGTGGATTTTAATCACCCGCTGGCCGGGCAGACGCTCAACTTTCACGTGAAAATCATTGAAGTGGCATCGGTGAACTAA
- the ispH gene encoding 4-hydroxy-3-methylbut-2-enyl diphosphate reductase, translating to MTAIRLANPRGFCAGVDRAIDIVNRALDVFGAPIYVRHEVVHNKFVVDSLRERGAVFVDELCEVPDDVIVIFSAHGVSKAVQQEAAERGLKVFDATCPLVTKVHMEVSKFSTEGSECILIGHAGHPEVEGTMGQYERNAGGAIYLVEDEQDVHKLQVQDENNLAFVTQTTLSMDDTARVIDALRARFPQIRGPRKDDICYATQNRQDAVKQLALECDLVLVVGSPNSSNSNRLRELAERCGATAKLIDGATDIDSTWLAGKRSIGITAGASAPEVLVREVIERLQQLGAELPEELAGAEENIRFSLPKELR from the coding sequence ATGACTGCAATCCGCCTCGCCAATCCCCGCGGTTTCTGCGCCGGCGTGGACCGCGCAATCGATATCGTCAACCGCGCCCTGGATGTGTTCGGTGCGCCCATCTATGTGCGTCACGAGGTCGTGCACAACAAGTTTGTGGTCGACAGCCTGCGCGAGCGCGGCGCGGTGTTCGTGGACGAGTTGTGCGAAGTGCCGGACGACGTGATCGTGATCTTTAGCGCACACGGTGTCTCCAAGGCAGTGCAGCAAGAGGCGGCCGAGCGCGGCCTGAAAGTCTTCGATGCCACCTGCCCGCTGGTGACCAAGGTGCATATGGAGGTGAGCAAGTTCAGTACCGAGGGCTCCGAGTGCATCCTGATCGGCCACGCTGGGCACCCGGAAGTGGAGGGCACCATGGGTCAGTACGAGCGCAATGCCGGTGGTGCTATCTACTTGGTCGAAGATGAGCAGGATGTGCATAAGCTGCAGGTGCAGGATGAAAACAACCTGGCTTTCGTCACCCAGACCACATTATCCATGGATGACACTGCGCGGGTCATCGACGCCCTGCGCGCGCGCTTCCCGCAGATTCGCGGGCCGCGCAAGGACGATATCTGTTACGCGACCCAGAACCGCCAGGACGCGGTCAAGCAGCTGGCGCTGGAGTGCGACCTGGTACTGGTGGTGGGCAGCCCCAACAGCTCCAATTCCAACCGCCTGCGCGAGCTGGCCGAACGCTGCGGTGCCACGGCCAAGCTGATCGATGGCGCCACGGATATCGATTCCACCTGGCTTGCGGGCAAGCGTTCCATCGGTATTACCGCCGGTGCCTCGGCTCCCGAAGTGCTGGTGCGCGAAGTGATCGAGCGCCTGCAGCAGCTCGGTGCCGAACTGCCCGAGGAACTGGCCGGTGCCGAGGAAAATATCCGCTTTTCGCTGCCGAAAGAACTGCGCTGA
- a CDS encoding GspH/FimT family pseudopilin: protein MHSFRRSAGFTLIELMIVITILGIVMAIGVPSFTSMIKDNRLTAAVNDLSGAFHFARAEAVRRGRAVQVDALSGSLAKGVRVWFDADGDGNFDDDGTEELRVVRLSSVTDLAVSGDIDGSASSNLSLSYSPRGTVSGGGNQLKITLCDDRSGDHGKQVSLLSSGILRMSSGIACN, encoded by the coding sequence ATGCACAGTTTCCGGCGCTCAGCGGGATTTACGCTGATAGAGCTGATGATAGTGATAACCATCCTGGGCATCGTCATGGCCATCGGTGTGCCTTCCTTTACCAGCATGATTAAAGACAACCGCCTCACCGCCGCGGTCAACGACCTGTCGGGGGCGTTTCATTTCGCCCGCGCCGAAGCTGTGCGCCGCGGCCGCGCGGTTCAGGTCGATGCGCTTTCAGGTAGCCTCGCCAAGGGCGTGCGCGTCTGGTTTGACGCGGACGGCGACGGCAACTTCGACGATGACGGTACTGAAGAGTTACGCGTTGTGCGCCTGTCGTCGGTCACCGATCTCGCTGTCAGTGGGGATATTGATGGCTCGGCGTCGAGCAACCTGTCGCTGTCCTACAGTCCCCGCGGAACGGTTAGCGGCGGCGGCAACCAGCTCAAAATTACGCTCTGTGACGATCGCAGCGGCGATCACGGCAAGCAGGTGAGCCTGCTGTCGTCGGGCATCCTGCGGATGTCTTCCGGCATTGCTTGCAACTAG
- the pilV gene encoding type IV pilus modification protein PilV — translation MKKHSGATMIEVLVTILVLAVGLLGLSATQMMSLKNGNNSHQRYLAALAAEEMADRLRANPDGRELGSYSSKTVDGSESSVDCSTKCTPAQIASLDLYDWGQVISTNLPDGKGKVEVNGEKVTLTVTWNEQHTGENRGTASGGAEQKSFVLAVDL, via the coding sequence ATGAAGAAACACTCGGGCGCGACCATGATCGAGGTGCTGGTGACCATCTTGGTGCTGGCCGTGGGCCTGTTGGGCCTGTCCGCGACACAGATGATGAGCCTGAAAAATGGCAACAACTCCCACCAGCGCTATCTGGCCGCGCTGGCTGCCGAGGAAATGGCGGATCGCCTGCGCGCGAATCCCGATGGCCGGGAGTTGGGCAGCTACAGCAGCAAGACCGTGGACGGTAGCGAGTCGTCGGTGGATTGCAGCACTAAATGTACCCCGGCACAGATAGCCAGCCTGGACCTGTACGACTGGGGCCAGGTCATTTCCACCAACCTGCCGGACGGCAAGGGAAAAGTTGAAGTGAACGGCGAAAAAGTAACCCTGACGGTAACCTGGAACGAGCAGCATACCGGAGAAAATCGCGGCACGGCCAGCGGCGGCGCCGAACAGAAATCCTTTGTACTGGCGGTGGATTTATGA